tgcttttagaaaaaaagccataaaaatggaaaactcacCCAGTGCTACTCAGCTCTTCTAATATCTTCTCTTCTTGAGTTTCTGTCTGTTTGGGGACACTTTCCAGTACTGTtggatagttttttaaaaatatattttccagggTTTATAATTTGTATCTTTGGAAGGGTAGGTACCATAAAAGCTACTTCATTATTACCATAAATGAAGACAGAAATGCCCCTTTTAAAGACAGAAATCATAAAGTGTATTATCAACGCATTTTACTATGAAACTTCATATGAGAAAAGACAGCATCAATAAAGTCAAAACATCAAGGGCAAAATGGAGGAAATATTTACCATACATACCAAAGAGTTATAatctttaatatatgaaatatattatatatgaatatatataatctttaatatatgaaaaactctACCCATAAAGAAACAACaataggggcgcctgagtgactcaatcagttaaatgtctgactcttgattttggctcaagtcataacctcagagttgtgagattaagcccagtgtagggctctggcttcacactggacatggagcctgtttaagatggtttctctcgggcagccctggtggcgcagcggtttggtaccgcctgcagcccagggcgtgatcctggggaccctacatcgagtcccacgtcaggctctctgtataatgcctgcttctccctctgcctgtgtctctgcctctctctgtgtctctcatgaatgaataaataaaatgtttaaaaaaaaaaagatggtttctctctctccctctgcctcctccctatTTGCATATGCATGCACgaactctctaaagaaaaaagcgaaaaaagaaacaacagcaaaataccctaatttaaaaaaaaaatgggctaaGGACATGATATGGTCTCAATGTGTGTGTCCCACCAAAATTCATGTTGCAATCCAAATAATACCCtatatgatggtattaggaagtgaAGGCCTCtgagaggtgattaggtcataagggtagagccttcatgaatgggattagagTCTTATAAGAGGTCCTGAAGAGTTCCCTGGctccttctgccatgtgaagatAAGGAGAAATCTGCCACCTGGAAGGGAGCCCTCACCCAACCATGCAAGTggcctgatctcagacttcctgcctctagaactgtgagaagtaactTTCTCTTGTTTATCAGCTACTcattctgtggtattttgttaaagcagcctgaacagactaagacagacATAAACCATCATTTCACAAAAGATAGAACACATattggccaataaacatatgaagaaataaatcccCAACTTTACTTGAAGGAATGCAAAAAGAAACAATGAGATTCTTTCATCCAGTATGAGCCGACCACTGTTTTTGGATGCTAAggagtgaataaaacagacaaaaatcctagAGATGGGAAACagacaacagaaaataaacataataaacagatatataatataaatggaaGAGGTtgaaattttgtttattcctctCAGTGAATTCATTACTCTCTGAAATTACCTCATTCATTAATCTCTAGCATCTAGAATGGTGTCTGACACATATTAAATGCTCTATAAAATTTTGTTGACTGAATGTACAAGAAAATGTCTCCcaacatttttagagaaattcttccctaccttttattttcatctaCCATCCATATATAAAATGGTATTATGTAAGTCCAGATAAAGTCAACTCAAGCAGAATTAAGATATTGGAATGTCCTTGGTGATAAAGAAGAAACTGGGGGCTAGAGTTGTATTATAGCATCATTGCAACTTGTGCCTCTAGGGCACTAATCTGTAGGAGTAAGGATCTCAAGATCTCCACCTCCTGCACTAATGAGATGGTTTACTAGctcatctatttcctttttccattcttaTCATCAGTTAACATATGAGATAATTTACTCACTTATAATTActgttataattattcttttcttcccaccTCCACTCTACCCCATACCATTGTGAGTTTCATGaagattcctattttattattagtactgtgtagatgctcaaccgatagtagaatgaatggatgaatgaatgaatgaatgaatgagtgaatgaatgtctCAAAAGAGAAGGAATCTGGGAAGGTcttttttatgttatgttattatttatttgacagagagagagaaagagagagcacaagcagggggagctgaagagggaaagggagtagCAGGcgcctggctgagcagggagccagacatggggctcgatcccaggaccctgggatcatgacctgagctaaaggcagacacttaactgacccagccacccaggtgcccctgagaaggttttgaattctctctcttcctccaagtCTTCCCAGGGTAAGGTCATCCCCTCCTTTTACAGTCTACATTCATTCCAAGACACTAGAGGCAAAACCTCCatgaggcataaatatttactattactATATTACTATGCAACATTACTATATTTACTATTATaagtattactattattatatttgttcaTTCTTAGAATGActttacatctatatttatatatatccatCCTTCTGTGTGCCTGTTGATGTTTTGTATGTGAATCTTTTGTTCATTCTAGAGTTTGATTAAGGAGGAATTTAGCTTAATATTTGTGACATCATGATAGGACAAAATCAGATGAACTCGAGCTCCATCCTGTACAGGCCATTTCCTCTAGAAGTGGAgacttctttccctcttccctgaaGAAATACCTGGTAGTTGTTTAAATACTGGATAAAGTTGAGCTTCTACATTTATTATCAAGAGGGTGCTGGAAAAAGAGGAGCAACAGAGTACAAGAGCAGTAAAAGTACGTTTTGAGGGAATGCCTACATCAAAATTTTCCCAATTAACAGCAATCTTTcttaatttcaagttttcttagaatgatgaaattaaaacattctgTTCTTGGTTATTTTCATAAATCTTATTGTCTTCATGAAAACTTACCAGCCCCTCAAAAAAGCAGCAGagggaaattcttttaaaaaatacattaaatcatGTTCTTTACTTTGCAACCACTGTGGTGGAAGAGAAATTCTTTCCTTTAGTTTGAATAGTCATGTTTTTAAATTGCTTGGTGGTGGCGACATATGATCTTCCTATAaacttgtctctctctcatttaaaagaaaagatgaaagaatggaattaacttattaattatttaaaatacttggtGCAACTGTTCCTTATGAATTAATCCAGGCACTTGGAAGACAATTACACTCAGTGTTAATAACATTGCCAACCTTTTCCAGTATGCTGCACTCCAAATACTATTGTGTTTCCATTGACAACATTCACTATTACATATGCATATGAAAAACAGGCATTTTCATCGGAATTACCGTAATAGCAttaagagattattatttttttccaatttccttggaagaaaattcacttaaattagattatttattaCTTGACTGCTCTCCTATCTTGCCTGTATGTTTAGGTAACTGGAGTCCATGAAAGTATAAACTTCAGAATAAAAGGCATGATTTTATACATTAATGATTTCAAATAAAAGAGGAGTGCTAGTTTGTGCATCACTTCTTCCGAGAAAGTTAAGTCTGTGTTCTGCTTAGGAGAGATAACAATTTTTGTCTCTGTAGGTGGCCCCCCTGGTGTAGCCATTAGTTGCTAATTACttgcaaacaaataaacaattaaCTCCTCAAGCTGCTGGCTGGGCGAGTGTTCATTGACATGCTAAAACTTTCTAAGACAGGATTTTAATTAGTGACGTTCTAAATCCAGCCCCCTTGTCTGCGGAGCCATAAGGTGAACTGCAGAAGATCCCAGTCCTGTACACATGGGGCAGAGCCAGccaagaggcagggagaggccagaGCTGTCGTTCTGAGCAGCCCACTCCAGGATGGCTCCCAGTCTTCAGGAGGGTGCTCAGCTTGGGGAACGCAAACCCTCATCCTGCTCCTTTTCGATTGAGAGCATTTTAGGATTGGACCAGAAGAAAGACTGTATTCCTTCAATGAAACCCCACAGGCCCTGGGCAGACACCTGCGGCTCCTCAGGTATGCCACaacttggttttttaaaaactctttgttCTTTTCGTCTGCAGTGTTTATTTTGGCCTTTATTTCATACCATTTAGAGAAAAACTGCAATTTCATCAAACTACGTAACTGAAATATCTGGGACTTATAATGCCTCCAGCTGAGTTctataggaaataaaaagaatatcagCCTTAGATCCAAGTAGGTATAAAGTTCATTCACAGGAAATGCCTGCCAACAACCTGCATTTATTTCAAAAGGTTCCTTTCATTTGACAcatcagatttcctttttttttttttttccactgaaaaataaatgacattcagAGACCAAAATGTTCTTTAGCACCAAGGCaggatctttatttttgtttgctttttggtttttggttgaTGAGCGGTCAGGTCCCTTGTGAAACCCAGATGAATTCCAGTaggaaaattaaagacaaattctTGATATTACTTCTTCTAGAACTTCGTGGAATACAGGATTAGACATCTAAGatggagtttatttttctgtttctagggAAAGATGTTAACCTCTGCGTTCATATCCCAAGCCTTCCTAATGGGATCTCACTCCCTTGTACTGTGGATCACCCAATGCCAGAAGAGAAATTTTTGAAATACGAAAATTACTTTTCGGCCTCAGAAAGGCTGTCTTTGAAAAGAGAACTGAGCTGGTATAGGGGCCGGAGACCCAGAACTGCTTTTACTCAAAACCAGGTGGGAAGTTTTTCAACTAGTAATGATAATACCAAAGGCTTTAACTAGCACCCTGTTGAGCAAAAAAGCCCAATCACTTTGGGATCGCAGTTAAGAAGCCTTGTTAATGAAACAATAGACTGTAtggagttgttttattttttaacagtttctGGATAGtcattcaaaaaaacaaaaacaaaaacaaagtcataCAGAGATTGCCCAAGATCTAAATGCAGTTATTTTGCTATATAAATCAAAGTCCATTTTATGATGACATACCAAATATCAACactttatataattatttccttattcttAGATTGAAGTGTTGGAAAATGTCTTTAGAGTAAACTGCTATCCCGGCATTGATATCAGAGAAGACTTAGCTCGGAAATTGAATCTAGAGGAAGACAGAATCCAGGTAATTTTCAGATTTAGTTGTTGCTCGTGATGGTTGAAATGGTGAGAATATTCCATTAATATTTCTGAGATCTATTTTATTGTTCCTTAATTTTAGATCTGGTTCCAAAATCGGCGTGCAAAGCTGAAAAGGTCCCATAGAGAATCACAGTTTCTAATGgcgaaaaaaaatttcaactcaaATCTCCTGGAAGAGATAGAAAACTAAACGTGTGAGATTATCTTAGAATTGCAGAACCTGAAGAATCAATGGAAATATCAGGCGTTAAGAATGTGATGTTTCTTTTCTGCATTATACTGaatgctgtcatttttttcttaaaatattgtaaatatttgctattataacGTGTTACCTATTATACTTGGGCACTTTTAGCTATAATAAAGGCctttcctatatattttaataagcattttcagAA
This window of the Canis lupus dingo isolate Sandy chromosome 20, ASM325472v2, whole genome shotgun sequence genome carries:
- the HESX1 gene encoding homeobox expressed in ES cells 1, which codes for MAPSLQEGAQLGERKPSSCSFSIESILGLDQKKDCIPSMKPHRPWADTCGSSGKDVNLCVHIPSLPNGISLPCTVDHPMPEEKFLKYENYFSASERLSLKRELSWYRGRRPRTAFTQNQIEVLENVFRVNCYPGIDIREDLARKLNLEEDRIQIWFQNRRAKLKRSHRESQFLMAKKNFNSNLLEEIEN